A single genomic interval of Daucus carota subsp. sativus chromosome 1, DH1 v3.0, whole genome shotgun sequence harbors:
- the LOC108204521 gene encoding uncharacterized protein LOC108204521, with translation MNLIQTLQILRRKMNPRASCSEEDSCSTCCQKWLCCSQEKADSSDDSDSEDESDDEDETPAKVAPKKATAVSSNGKDESEVVTLMMSQMTVTLMRRSQKLLHPKKLRALMRRVLKRIPMNLRMRQKSSQDTKAKGMCNTQ, from the exons ATGAATCTGATTCAGACTCTTCAGATTCTGAGGAGGAAGAT GAACCCAAGGGCAAGCTGCAGTGAAGAAGACTCCTGCAGCACCTGTTGCCAAAAATGGCTCTGCTGCAGCCAAGAAAAAGCCGATAGTAGTGATGATTCAGATTCTGAAGATGAGTCTGATGATGAAGAT GAAACTCCTGCAAAGGTAGCTCCAAAAAAGGCGACTGCTGTATCTTCCAACGGAAAGGATGAGTCAGAGGTAGTGACTCTGATGATGAGTCAGATGACAGTGACTCTGATG AGAAGAAGCCAAAAGCTGCTGCACCCAAAAAAGCTGAGAGCTCTGATGAGGAGAGTTCTGAAGAGGATTCCGATGAATCTGAGGATGAGACAAAAAAGCTCCCAAGACACCAAAGCAAAAGGTATGTGCAATACCcaataa